A DNA window from Camelina sativa cultivar DH55 chromosome 13, Cs, whole genome shotgun sequence contains the following coding sequences:
- the LOC104736420 gene encoding acidic endochitinase isoform X2: MTNINLVKHVIYFLLLLSCFFTKPSDASRGGIAIYWGQNGNEGNLSATCATGRYAYVNVAFLVKFGNGQTPELNLAGHCNPAANTCTRIGSQVKDCQSRGIKVMLSLGGGIGNYSIGSREDAKVVANYLWNNFLGGKSSSRPLGDAVLDGIDFNIELGSPQHWDDLARSLSKFNHRGRKVYLTGAPQCPFPDRLMGTALNTKLFDYVWIQFYNNPPCSYTSGNTQNLFDSWNKWTTSITAQKIFLGLPAAPEAAGSGYIPPDVLTSQILPLLKKSTKYGGVMLWSKFWDDKNGYSSSILASV; encoded by the exons ATGACTAACATAAATCTTGTCAAGcatgttatatattttctcttaTTGCTAAGCTGCTTTTTCACCAAACCTTCCGATGCATCCAGAGGTGGCATAGCCATCTATTGGGGCCAAAACGGCAACGAAGGTAATCTCTCAGCCACGTGTGCGACCGGCCGGTATGCTTACGTCAACGTCGCCTTTCTTGTGAAATTCGGAAATGGCCAAACACCGGAGCTCAACCTCGCCGGCCACTGCAACCCTGCGGCCAACACTTGTACTCGTATTGGTTCTCAGGTCAAAGATTGTCAGTCTCGTGGCATCAAG GTTATGTTGTCTCTCGGCGGCGGAATCGGAAACTACTCCATTGGGTCTAGAGAGGACGCAAAAGTCGTCGCGAATTACCTGTGGAACAACTTCTTGGGAGGGAAATCATCGTCACGTCCGTTAGGTGATGCTGTTCTTGACGGTATCGATTTCAATATTGAACTTGGCTCTCCTCAACACTGGGATGATCTCGCCAG GTCTCTCTCAAAGTTTAATCACAGAGGAAGAAAAGTATATCTAACAGGAGCTCCTCAATGTCCATTTCCAGACAGATTAATGGGAACTGCTCTCAACACTAAACTTTTTGACTATGTTTGGATCCAATTCTACAACAATCCACCATGTTCATACACTTCTGGTAATACTCAAAACCTCTTTGATTCGTGGAACAAGTGGACCACTTCAATTACAGCCCAAAAAATCTTCTTGGGTCTTCCGGCAGCTCCTGAAGCCGCGGGAAGTGGGTATATCCCACCAGATGTACTTACTTCGCAGATTCTTCCGTTGTTAAAGAAGTCTACAAAGTATGGAGGTGTAATGCTTTGGTCTAAATTCTGGGATGATAAAAATGGATACAGTTCATCTATATTGGCTAGTGTGTGA
- the LOC104736420 gene encoding acidic endochitinase isoform X1 codes for MTNINLVKHVIYFLLLLSCFFTKPSDASRGGIAIYWGQNGNEGNLSATCATGRYAYVNVAFLVKFGNGQTPELNLAGHCNPAANTCTRIGSQVKDCQSRGIKVMLSLGGGIGNYSIGSREDAKVVANYLWNNFLGGKSSSRPLGDAVLDGIDFNIELGSPQHWDDLARSLSKFNHRGRKVYLTGAPQCPFPDRLMGTALNTKLFDYVWIQFYNNPPCSYTSGNTQNLFDSWNKWTTSITAQKIFLGLPAAPEAVGSGYIPPDVLTSQILLMLKKSRKYGGVMLWSKFWDDKNGYSSSILDSV; via the exons ATGACTAACATAAATCTTGTCAAGcatgttatatattttctcttaTTGCTAAGCTGCTTTTTCACCAAACCTTCCGATGCATCCAGAGGTGGCATAGCCATCTATTGGGGCCAAAACGGCAACGAAGGTAATCTCTCAGCCACGTGTGCGACCGGCCGGTATGCTTACGTCAACGTCGCCTTTCTTGTGAAATTCGGAAATGGCCAAACACCGGAGCTCAACCTCGCCGGCCACTGCAACCCTGCGGCCAACACTTGTACTCGTATTGGTTCTCAGGTCAAAGATTGTCAGTCTCGTGGCATCAAG GTTATGTTGTCTCTCGGCGGCGGAATCGGAAACTACTCCATTGGGTCTAGAGAGGACGCAAAAGTCGTCGCGAATTACCTGTGGAACAACTTCTTGGGAGGGAAATCATCGTCACGTCCGTTAGGTGATGCTGTTCTTGACGGTATCGATTTCAATATTGAACTTGGCTCTCCTCAACACTGGGATGATCTCGCCAG GTCTCTCTCAAAGTTTAACCACAGAGGAAGAAAAGTATATCTAACAGGAGCTCCTCAATGTCCATTTCCAGACAGATTAATGGGAACTGCTCTCAACACTAAACTTTTTGACTATGTTTGGATCCAATTCTACAACAATCCACCATGTTCATACACTTCTGGTAATACTCAAAACCTCTTTGATTCGTGGAACAAGTGGACCACTTCAATTACAGCCCAAAAAATCTTCTTGGGTCTTCCGGCAGCTCCTGAAGCCGTGGGAAGTGGGTATATCCCACCAGATGTACTTACTTCGCAGATTCTTCTGATGCTAAAGAAGTCTAGAAAGTATGGAGGTGTAATGCTTTGGTCTAAATTCTGGGATGATAAAAATGGATACAGTTCATCTATATTGGATAGTGTGTGA
- the LOC104736421 gene encoding inactive leucine-rich repeat receptor-like serine/threonine-protein kinase At5g24100, producing MSTRLSIFYFILLLFFASSALFSPVAGDLADDRQALLYFLNNITHPRSLTWNASTPVCATWPGVTCDRDGTRVTALHLPGASLLGVIPPGTISRLSELQILSLRSNGLRGPFPVDFLQLTKLKAISLSNNRFSGPLPSDYATWTNLTVLDLYGNRFNGSIPAGFANLTGLDSLDLAENSFSGEIPDLNLSGLRRLNFSNNNLTGSIPKSMRRFGNSAFSGNNLVYEIASPPPVIPPIEKEKEKKGIYISKPAILAIAISLCFVIFFLIAVVIIVCYVKRQRRQVTETTPEKLKPAQKMPSEKEVSKLGKEKNIEDMEDKSEINRVMFFEGSNLAFNLEDLLIASAEFLGKGTFGMTYKAVLEDSKVIAVKRLKDVVVSRKDFKHQMEIVGNIRHENVAPLRAYVCSKEEKLMVYDYYSKGSLSHLLHGKNGEEGHVPLNWETRLRFMIGVAKGLAHIHTYKLAHGNIKSSNVFMNSEDYGCISETGLAVLTNPVTRANASARRYRAPEATNTRRSTPESDVYGFGILMLETLTGRSSMDDAKEGIDLVVWVNEVIAKQWTGEVFDLELVKTPNVEAKLLQMLQLGTSCTARVPAKRPEMVKVVETLEEIERKL from the exons ATGAGTACAAGATTATCcatcttttactttattttattgcTCTTCTTTGCATCATCGGCTCTGTTTTCTCCGGTCGCCGGTGACCTTGCCGACGACAGACAAGCCCTTCTCTACTTCCTCAACAACATCACTCACCCACGGTCTCTAACGTGGAACGCAAGCACCCCTGTATGTGCCACATGGCCAGGCGTCACGTGCGACAGAGACGGCACACGTGTCACTGCCCTTCACTTGCCCGGAGCGAGTCTTCTAGGAGTGATCCCTCCGGGAACTATCAGCCGTCTATCGGAGCTTCAGATCCTCAGTCTCCGATCCAACGGCCTACGAGGTCCGTTCCCAGTTGATTTCTTGCAGCTTACGAAACTCAAAGCAATTAGTCTCAGCAACAACAGATTCTCCGGCCCATTACCGTCGGATTACGCCACGTGGACCAATCTCACCGTTCTTGATCTGTACGGTAACCGGTTTAACGGTAGTATTCCCGCGGGATTTGCTAACCTGACCGGACTCGACTCGCTTGACCTTGCTGAAAACTCGTTTTCCGGTGAGATTCCGGATCTTAATCTCTCCGGTCTACGCAGACTCAACTTTTCCAACAACAATCTCACCGGATCAATACCAAAGTCTATGAGAAGATTTGGGAATTCGGCTTTTTCCGGCAACAACTTGGTTTACGAAATTGCCTCTCCTCCTCCGGTGATCCCTCctatagaaaaagagaaagagaaaaaggggATCTATATCTCGAAACCTGCGATTCTCGCGATAGCGATAAGCCTTTGCTTCGTCATATTCTTCCTAATCGCGGTTGTGATAATCGTTTGCTATGTGAAAAGGCAGAGGAGGCAAGTGACAGAAACAACACCAGAGAAGTTGAAACCAGCGCAGAAGATGCCAAGTGAGAAGGAAGTTTCTAAATTAGGAAAGGAAAAGAATATTGAAGACATGGAGGATAAGAGCGAAATCAACAGAGTTATGTTCTTTGAAGGAAGCAATCTAGCTTTTAACTTGGAAGACTTGTTGATAGCGTCGGCAGAGTTTCTAGGGAAAGGCACTTTTGGTATGACGTATAAAGCGGTTTTAGAAGATTCTAAGGTCATCGCGGTTAAGCGATTGAAGGACGTAGTGGTGTCGCGGAAAGATTTCAAACATCAAATGGAGATCGTTGGAAACATTAGGCATGAGAACGTTGCTCCTTTGAGAGCTTACGTGTGTTCCAAGGAAGAGAAGCTTATGGTCTATGATTATTACTCTAAAGGCagtctctctcatcttcttcatg GCAAGAACGGCGAGGAGGGACATGTTCCCTTGAACTGGGAAACACGATTAAGATTCATGATTGGAGTAGCAAAAGGCCTAGCTCACATACACACATACAAGCTCGCACATGGCAACATCAAATCTTCTAACGTCTTCATGAATTCGGAAGATTATGGATGTATATCAGAAACCGGTTTAGCTGTGTTAACCAATCCGGTTACGAGGGCTAATGCATCAGCCAGACGGTACCGTGCCCCAGAAGCAACCAACACGAGGAGGTCGACGCCTGAATCAGACGTTTACGGTTTTGGAATCTTGATGCTGGAAACACTAACCGGAAGATCAAGTATGGATGATGCAAAGGAAGGGATAGACCTGGTGGTATGGGTTAATGAAGTTATTGCAAAACAATGGACAGGTGAAGTGTTTGATTTAGAGCTTGTGAAGACTCCTAACGTTGAAGCAAAGTTGCTTCAGATGTTGCAGTTAGGGACAAGTTGTACCGCTAGGGTTCCAGCAAAGAGACCGGAGATGGTGAAAGTGGTTGAGACTTTGGAGGAAATTGAGAGGAAATtgtag
- the LOC104736422 gene encoding arabinogalactan peptide 16-like, which yields MSFSRLFFVVSTIVWIVFTILLPMTHAQSAAPAPAPTSDGTAIDQGIAYVLMLVALVLTYLIH from the exons atgtCCTTCTCGAGGCTTTTCTTCGTCGTTTCGACAATCGTATGGATAGTTTTCACCATTTTGTTGCCAATGACACATGCTCAATCCGCGGCTCCTGCTCCGGCTCCAACAAGCGACG GAACAGCGATAGACCAAGGCATAGCATATGTCCTTATGTTGGTGGCTTTGGTCCTCACATATCTCATCCATTAA